DNA from Mycobacterium bourgelatii:
GCGGGCTTGCCCGCGAAAGACGAAGTGGAACCAGCAAGCCTGAGCCACTGAGTTAGGTTGAGCTAGTCTGCCGAGCAGACGCAAAAGCACCCTTTTGTGCCGCAAAAGTGGTGCTTTTGCGTCTGCTCGCGCGTATGAGGAGGAGTGAAGAGTGGCTATTGAGCGGGTTGGCGTCGTGGGAGCCGGGCAGATGGGATCCGGGATCGCCGAAGTCTCGGTGCGTGCCGGGGTTTCGGTGACGGTGTTCGAGACCAGTGACGCGCTGGTCACCGCTGGGCGCAACCGATTGGTGAAGTCGCTCGAGCGTGGCGTCAGTGCCGGCAAGGTCACCGAGCGCGAGCGGGACCGCGCATTGAGTCAGCTCACCTTCACCACCGATCTCAACGACATGGCCGACCGACAGCTGGTGATCGAAGCCGTCATCGAGGAGGAATCGGTCAAGCGCGAGATCTTCGCCGAACTCGACCGCGTCATCACCGACCCCGACGCCGTGCTGGCGTCGAACACGTCGAGCATCCCGATCATGAAGATCGCCGCGGCCACCAAGAATCCGCAGCGGGTGTTGGGACTGCACTTCTTCAACCCGGTCCCGGTGCTCCCGCTGGTCGAACTGGTGAGCACGCTGGTCACCGACGAGGCCGCCGCCGCACGCACCGAAGAGTTCGCCAGCACGGTGCTGGGCAAGCAGGTGGTGCGCTGCTCCGACCGGTCCGGATTCGTGGTGAATGCGCTGCTGGTGCCCTACCTGCTGTCCGCGATCCGGATGGTCGAGTCCGGGTTCGCGACGGTGGAAGACGTGGACAAGGCGGTCGTCGCCGGCCTGTCGCACCCGATGGGACCGCTACGGCTGTCGGACCTCGTGGGCCTGGACACGCTGAAGCTGATCGCGGACAAGCTCTACGAAGAGTTCAAGGAGCCGCACTACGGTCCGCCT
Protein-coding regions in this window:
- a CDS encoding 3-hydroxybutyryl-CoA dehydrogenase, which gives rise to MAIERVGVVGAGQMGSGIAEVSVRAGVSVTVFETSDALVTAGRNRLVKSLERGVSAGKVTERERDRALSQLTFTTDLNDMADRQLVIEAVIEEESVKREIFAELDRVITDPDAVLASNTSSIPIMKIAAATKNPQRVLGLHFFNPVPVLPLVELVSTLVTDEAAAARTEEFASTVLGKQVVRCSDRSGFVVNALLVPYLLSAIRMVESGFATVEDVDKAVVAGLSHPMGPLRLSDLVGLDTLKLIADKLYEEFKEPHYGPPPLLLRMVEAGRLGKKSGRGFYTY